In Candidatus Ancaeobacter aquaticus, a single genomic region encodes these proteins:
- a CDS encoding ATP-binding protein — translation MIKRLILNTLHNEITQPEIDILLGPRQVGKTTILKQLQKHAQKSGYKTSFFDLEQPQVLAEFNKSNKDIITMICNSGEMVFIDEFQYIQNASKIFKAIFDSNIKTKIFCSGSSSLEIHKHLKESLAGRRFLYRIYPLQYSELKTHYKNYPLDYYMRYGGMPGLTHTDFEDRKQQMLSELLSSYILKDIKSLIKEENIRAFNHLLYLLAENQGSTISIHSLSNQVRLSSKAINRYLDILEETYVNFRLYSYSNNLGNELRKSCKTFLYDLGIRNALLKDFSSVSERTDKGVLYESFVFLKLHSMLAPNMELKFWRTKDGDEVDFILSIDRKPIPIEVKSNITNLKIPKGLRRFLLRYKNTKTAYVINNNLKETVIENQCTIRFITFEDFETMISF, via the coding sequence ATGATTAAACGTTTAATACTTAACACTTTACATAATGAAATAACACAACCTGAGATTGATATTCTCTTGGGACCAAGACAGGTTGGCAAAACAACCATACTTAAACAGCTTCAAAAACACGCTCAAAAGTCCGGTTACAAAACATCATTTTTCGATCTTGAACAACCACAAGTCCTCGCTGAATTCAATAAATCTAATAAAGATATTATTACTATGATATGTAATTCTGGAGAAATGGTATTTATTGATGAATTTCAATATATTCAAAATGCTTCAAAAATATTCAAAGCTATTTTTGATTCCAATATTAAAACAAAGATCTTTTGTTCTGGATCGTCCTCTTTAGAAATCCATAAACATTTAAAAGAAAGTCTCGCAGGAAGAAGGTTTTTATACAGAATTTACCCTCTACAGTATTCAGAATTAAAAACACATTATAAAAATTATCCTTTGGATTATTATATGCGTTACGGAGGCATGCCAGGATTAACTCATACAGATTTTGAAGATAGAAAACAACAAATGTTATCAGAGCTTCTCAGTAGTTATATATTAAAAGACATTAAATCTCTTATCAAAGAAGAAAATATCAGAGCATTTAATCACCTTCTATATCTACTTGCCGAAAATCAAGGATCTACTATTTCAATACATTCGCTATCAAATCAGGTCAGACTCAGTTCAAAAGCCATAAATCGATATCTTGATATCCTCGAAGAAACATATGTTAATTTTCGCTTATATAGCTATTCAAATAATCTAGGCAATGAATTAAGAAAATCATGCAAAACTTTTCTATACGATCTGGGAATAAGAAATGCATTATTAAAAGATTTCTCATCAGTATCAGAACGTACTGACAAAGGGGTCCTCTATGAAAGTTTTGTATTTTTAAAATTACATTCTATGCTAGCTCCAAACATGGAACTTAAATTTTGGAGAACAAAGGATGGAGATGAAGTAGATTTCATTTTGTCAATCGATAGAAAACCCATACCTATTGAAGTTAAAAGCAACATCACAAATTTAAAAATACCAAAAGGGCTAAGAAGATTCCTTCTCAGATACAAAAACACAAAAACTGCCTACGTTATCAATAATAACCTTAAAGAAACTGTTATTGAAAATCAATGCACGATAAGATTCATCACTTTTGAAGATTTTGAAACCATGATCAGTTTTTAA